One part of the Candidatus Mancarchaeum acidiphilum genome encodes these proteins:
- the speB gene encoding agmatinase, protein MDILNSMPPYNLFGLEGSDYDKAKVVAIPIPYDSTTSYRSGSREGPHAVIEASRNIELYSEILEKDISRMGIYTTEEILPDVSSPENMVKRIESEVSHFLDDEKIPLVIGGEHTVMVGSLRAVSNKYGKDGFSVLHFDAHSDSRDSFMGSKYSHACVMARARELCDSCYSVGVRSIDEEDYRKYKDILYMKDINSMDDDSIADMIIRSTKKKLYFTFDLDVMDPSEMPSVGTPEPDGMRYKQISNILSKVFPEKEVIGMDFTELCPIPGFTAPNYIAAKLIYTALGYAFVANKK, encoded by the coding sequence ATGGATATATTAAATTCGATGCCCCCTTATAATTTATTTGGATTGGAAGGAAGCGACTATGACAAGGCAAAGGTTGTGGCTATTCCGATACCATACGACTCTACAACTAGTTATAGGTCGGGATCAAGGGAAGGGCCCCATGCGGTAATAGAGGCAAGCAGGAACATAGAGCTTTACAGCGAGATCCTTGAAAAAGATATAAGCAGGATGGGCATTTATACAACAGAAGAGATTTTGCCTGATGTCAGCTCACCGGAAAATATGGTAAAAAGAATAGAATCCGAAGTGTCGCATTTCCTGGACGACGAAAAGATACCGTTGGTCATAGGAGGGGAACATACGGTAATGGTCGGGAGCCTACGGGCAGTTTCAAATAAGTACGGAAAGGATGGATTCAGCGTCCTGCACTTTGATGCACACTCCGATTCAAGGGATTCCTTTATGGGAAGCAAATACTCGCATGCGTGCGTAATGGCACGTGCGAGGGAACTGTGCGATAGCTGCTACAGCGTTGGTGTGAGGAGCATAGACGAGGAGGATTACAGGAAGTACAAAGATATACTTTACATGAAGGACATCAATAGCATGGATGACGATTCCATTGCAGACATGATAATAAGAAGTACGAAGAAAAAGCTTTACTTCACGTTCGACCTGGACGTGATGGATCCTTCCGAGATGCCAAGCGTTGGTACCCCAGAGCCAGACGGGATGAGATACAAGCAGATATCCAATATATTATCTAAGGTTTTCCCAGAGAAGGAGGTGATTGGTATGGACTTCACGGAACTTTGCCCTATACCAGGATTTACCGCACCTAATTACATCGCGGCAAAGCTCATCTATACTGCATTAGGATATGCTTTTGTTGCAAATAAAAAGTAA
- a CDS encoding CDGSH iron-sulfur domain-containing protein, whose product MRFIRHDRNHPYVLKLKDLPFIQTLLGNPKDDAEKEKFEKIGSYSIYLCACGLSKNKPFCDGHHAKTMQEKPEPAYIYDNDGNVVTTLEKLLDSSGKELNLPKEYE is encoded by the coding sequence ATGAGATTCATAAGACATGATAGGAACCATCCGTATGTTTTGAAGCTTAAGGATCTGCCTTTTATACAGACACTTCTCGGCAATCCCAAGGACGATGCTGAAAAAGAGAAATTTGAGAAGATTGGGTCTTACTCGATATATCTGTGTGCGTGCGGGCTTTCGAAGAACAAGCCTTTCTGCGATGGACATCACGCAAAAACTATGCAGGAGAAGCCAGAGCCTGCCTACATATACGACAATGACGGGAATGTTGTTACAACACTTGAAAAGCTATTGGACTCTTCGGGAAAAGAGCTTAACCTTCCAAAAGAATACGAATGA
- a CDS encoding 5' nucleotidase, NT5C type has product MIQDERLTLGIDIDGTLADTVGLVLELYNSEHKFQASKEDLKLYEMAKNLPEIDGGKVKEYFENSWDRWNEIAPVDNAASDVIRKLAELYNIRIITATFGDTGNVKRWLEHNEIVYNDFVHCDSSEKYKYCDILVDDRVSCINAVAEHGGRGILMEQYWNKADPTEEINENVVIAKNWNHVYDICINGLDIASNEY; this is encoded by the coding sequence ATGATTCAGGATGAAAGGTTAACCCTAGGCATAGATATAGATGGCACTTTGGCCGATACCGTGGGTTTGGTACTGGAACTTTACAATTCGGAGCACAAATTTCAGGCTTCAAAGGAAGACCTTAAGCTTTATGAAATGGCAAAGAACCTTCCGGAAATAGATGGTGGTAAGGTAAAGGAGTACTTTGAAAATTCATGGGATAGATGGAATGAAATCGCACCTGTTGACAATGCGGCATCTGATGTCATTAGGAAGCTCGCGGAGCTTTACAACATACGGATAATAACCGCTACTTTCGGTGACACTGGCAATGTCAAGCGTTGGCTTGAGCATAATGAAATAGTGTATAATGATTTTGTCCACTGCGACTCAAGCGAAAAGTACAAATACTGCGATATACTTGTAGATGACAGAGTAAGCTGCATAAATGCGGTCGCAGAACACGGAGGCAGGGGAATTCTTATGGAGCAGTACTGGAACAAGGCGGACCCAACCGAAGAGATTAACGAAAATGTGGTAATAGCCAAGAACTGGAACCACGTATATGATATTTGCATTAATGGATTGGATATTGCCTCAAATGAGTATTAG
- a CDS encoding ASCH domain-containing protein translates to MIHEMSLYEDPFEKIKGGRKSIEVRLYDEKRRKVNVGDAIVFRKLPDKSESLRVVVVGYSVFGSFRDLFMNFDKSKFGHPENISIDDQIKLSRQYYTEDKEKEYGVMGIHIKLAD, encoded by the coding sequence ATGATACATGAAATGTCGCTTTATGAGGATCCATTTGAGAAAATTAAGGGTGGAAGGAAATCGATAGAGGTAAGGCTTTATGATGAAAAACGCAGGAAGGTGAATGTAGGGGATGCAATAGTGTTCAGAAAGCTTCCGGATAAATCCGAGTCGCTTAGGGTGGTGGTTGTTGGATATTCTGTATTCGGGTCATTCAGGGACCTGTTCATGAACTTTGACAAATCAAAATTCGGGCATCCTGAAAATATAAGCATAGATGACCAGATTAAATTGTCAAGGCAGTATTATACGGAGGATAAAGAAAAAGAATATGGAGTTATGGGCATACACATAAAGCTTGCAGATTGA
- a CDS encoding transcription elongation factor Spt5, with amino-acid sequence MYFVVKVTSGQEKIVASVLQNKALKSDLPIYSIAIIEGMRGYIIMEAEDELSARSFISRERNVKGILPKALSSEELNKMIAANNTAAEIYVGDIVEFSTGPFKGYKAKVIKADTVKSEITVELMDVVVPIPITTKMNTAKVVQHVSAES; translated from the coding sequence GTGTATTTCGTAGTAAAAGTGACCTCAGGCCAAGAAAAGATAGTGGCGAGTGTATTGCAGAATAAGGCCTTAAAGTCGGATTTGCCTATTTACTCAATAGCAATAATAGAAGGCATGAGGGGTTATATAATCATGGAAGCGGAGGACGAATTGTCCGCCAGGAGTTTTATAAGCCGTGAAAGAAACGTGAAAGGCATATTGCCAAAGGCCTTGAGCAGCGAGGAGCTTAACAAGATGATAGCTGCAAACAACACAGCCGCGGAGATATATGTCGGCGACATAGTGGAGTTCTCGACCGGGCCATTCAAAGGCTATAAGGCAAAGGTAATAAAGGCCGATACTGTAAAGAGCGAGATAACAGTCGAGCTTATGGACGTTGTTGTACCAATACCTATAACTACAAAGATGAATACGGCTAAGGTAGTGCAGCATGTATCAGCTGAATCCTAA
- a CDS encoding 50S ribosomal protein L11, translated as MAEVKISGLIEGGKATAGPPFGPALGPLGVNIGAIIAEINKQTSAYAGIKVPITVIVDNVTKDYRIEVGSPPTSAIILKELKLTSGAKTKDETVGDITIAQLKKIAKSKDAVLYGKSEKEKLKQVIGTCKSMGVKVEGQDPREVIKKIDSGEIKV; from the coding sequence ATGGCAGAAGTAAAAATATCAGGTTTAATAGAAGGAGGAAAGGCAACAGCAGGACCACCTTTTGGGCCTGCATTAGGTCCATTGGGAGTAAATATAGGCGCAATAATCGCGGAGATTAATAAGCAGACCTCTGCTTATGCGGGAATAAAAGTTCCAATAACCGTAATAGTCGACAATGTGACTAAGGATTACAGGATTGAAGTAGGATCTCCACCTACAAGTGCAATCATATTGAAAGAGCTTAAGCTGACTTCAGGGGCAAAGACAAAGGATGAGACTGTTGGAGATATAACAATTGCGCAGTTAAAGAAGATAGCAAAATCAAAAGACGCCGTGCTCTACGGAAAATCCGAGAAAGAAAAGCTAAAGCAGGTAATTGGGACTTGCAAGAGCATGGGAGTGAAGGTTGAAGGCCAGGACCCGCGCGAAGTAATAAAGAAAATAGATTCCGGAGAAATAAAGGTTTGA
- a CDS encoding rhodanese-like domain-containing protein → MSMMDYFVPPKELVDLTPEEVKERIKGDSYMLVDVRTDWEYRNGHIKGAVLYPHGSEKRFVEKFGVPDNVILVCKTGHRSRASANELVRLGVKKIYHLEGGMDNWRKNGFEEESGD, encoded by the coding sequence ATGTCAATGATGGATTACTTTGTGCCACCAAAGGAACTTGTAGACCTTACTCCAGAAGAGGTAAAAGAGAGGATAAAGGGCGATTCCTATATGCTTGTTGATGTAAGGACAGACTGGGAGTACAGGAATGGACACATCAAAGGCGCTGTATTGTACCCTCACGGAAGCGAGAAGAGATTTGTGGAGAAATTCGGTGTTCCGGACAATGTAATACTGGTGTGCAAGACAGGGCACAGGAGCAGGGCTTCTGCAAATGAGCTGGTAAGGCTTGGCGTCAAGAAAATATACCATTTGGAAGGAGGCATGGACAACTGGAGGAAAAACGGATTCGAGGAAGAATCGGGGGACTAA
- a CDS encoding endonuclease III domain-containing protein: MKTIYRLLKKRFGFLNWWPGDSDFEILVGAILTQQTSWKNVEKAVANLKDAHMLDISKISECDIDYLQQLVHPAGFYRQKAIRLKEICSAIIKDYDGFENFLSLDAKNLRESLLSMKGIGRETADSIILYASGKPVFVVDAYTRRILGRVYRQEEAYRNIGYDELQKEIESGIKKDLGLYKDFHAQMVQLGKDYCLKKPLCTNCPLNGICLYSIHNNGVHPSK, from the coding sequence ATGAAAACAATATATAGGCTGCTTAAGAAAAGATTCGGGTTCCTTAATTGGTGGCCAGGAGATTCTGATTTTGAGATTCTTGTAGGGGCTATATTGACCCAGCAGACCTCATGGAAGAACGTGGAAAAGGCGGTTGCCAACTTAAAAGATGCACACATGCTTGATATATCTAAGATATCCGAGTGCGATATAGACTATTTGCAGCAGCTTGTGCATCCTGCAGGCTTTTACAGGCAGAAGGCAATAAGGCTCAAAGAGATATGCTCAGCAATAATAAAAGATTACGATGGATTCGAAAATTTTCTTTCCTTAGACGCAAAAAACCTTAGAGAAAGCCTGCTTTCCATGAAGGGCATAGGAAGGGAGACAGCGGACTCGATAATACTTTATGCGTCAGGCAAGCCAGTATTTGTGGTAGATGCGTATACAAGGAGGATATTGGGAAGGGTTTATAGGCAGGAGGAGGCATACAGAAATATAGGCTATGACGAATTGCAGAAGGAGATAGAATCGGGAATAAAAAAAGATTTAGGATTATACAAGGATTTCCACGCGCAGATGGTGCAACTAGGAAAGGATTACTGCCTGAAGAAGCCGTTATGCACCAATTGCCCATTAAATGGGATATGCCTCTACAGCATTCACAACAATGGTGTGCATCCAAGCAAATGA
- a CDS encoding NAD-dependent epimerase/dehydratase family protein yields MTLKTSRLRKSKPGKDSGQRIVDLVTGSTSGVGKHLIIELLNEGHEVRVILRNPPDESGDLLKMPPGVIPYISDITFKRESDEQNLIEACKGVDNVFHIAGATYNSKYTFNELVNINVVGTENLLNSLVKATSGSKKSVRFIFAGSVTVYGYTRKEEKLTESSEFNPKSPYSESKVMAEQVITSICKANKNINYTILRFGIFYGYDYKGPFYKVFSLVHKGKAYYVGNKGTNHLILVSQDDAVKAMILAMKLNVSKNSVYNISDGIPYTLRDIFEFVAKELNVPPSNRTIPRTVANLAKHIMNINKDEFEFLTSDRVLDISKAKADMGFQPKDTIYTEGKNLIDSYKKEVLKI; encoded by the coding sequence ATGACATTAAAGACCTCCCGATTGAGAAAATCTAAGCCTGGCAAGGATTCTGGGCAAAGGATTGTAGACCTTGTTACTGGGTCAACCTCAGGGGTCGGAAAGCACCTCATAATCGAACTTCTCAACGAGGGGCACGAGGTGCGTGTAATACTCAGGAATCCACCCGATGAAAGCGGAGATCTTCTTAAAATGCCTCCCGGCGTAATACCTTATATATCAGATATTACATTCAAGAGGGAGTCAGACGAGCAGAACCTGATAGAAGCATGCAAGGGTGTCGACAACGTATTCCACATTGCAGGAGCAACATACAATTCCAAGTACACTTTCAATGAACTAGTTAACATAAATGTGGTAGGCACGGAGAACCTTCTCAATTCCTTGGTAAAAGCTACATCAGGATCAAAGAAGAGCGTTAGGTTCATATTCGCCGGAAGCGTTACGGTATACGGTTACACAAGGAAAGAGGAGAAATTGACCGAGAGCTCCGAATTCAATCCAAAAAGCCCTTATTCAGAGAGCAAAGTTATGGCAGAGCAGGTAATAACTTCAATATGCAAGGCAAATAAAAACATAAACTATACGATATTAAGGTTTGGCATATTCTACGGCTACGATTACAAAGGCCCGTTCTACAAGGTATTCTCATTAGTCCACAAGGGCAAAGCCTATTACGTAGGGAATAAGGGAACAAACCACCTAATACTTGTATCCCAAGACGATGCAGTCAAAGCGATGATTTTGGCAATGAAGCTAAACGTATCAAAAAATAGCGTTTATAACATATCCGATGGGATCCCTTACACTCTTAGGGACATTTTTGAGTTTGTCGCGAAAGAGCTAAACGTGCCGCCTTCAAACCGCACCATACCAAGGACCGTGGCAAATTTGGCAAAGCACATAATGAATATAAATAAGGACGAATTCGAATTTTTGACAAGCGATAGGGTACTCGATATATCAAAAGCGAAGGCGGATATGGGATTCCAGCCCAAGGATACTATATACACAGAAGGAAAGAACCTTATCGATTCCTATAAGAAGGAAGTACTTAAAATTTAA
- a CDS encoding geranylgeranylglyceryl/heptaprenylglyceryl phosphate synthase, which translates to MQFKTKIGKVEKYIYEKLDTQGSLLLSVIDPLDYKSEKDAINSAVSISQGGADLIVVGGSTGVQGEILDDLALKVKEKVDTPIVLFPGNIATITKYADAIYFMSLLNARNPYWITQAQMLAAPLIRQMNIEALPIGYIVVSPGGTVGWVGDANLVPREKPNIAAALALAGQYLGDRFIITDTGSNPRMQHSGPVPEEMVRAVKSVINVPYIVAGGIISDSDISKILKAGADMVQIGTAFEKSVNVKKTIELFSRTVKEEGKKKLKASK; encoded by the coding sequence ATGCAATTTAAAACCAAGATAGGGAAAGTGGAAAAGTACATATATGAAAAACTGGATACCCAGGGATCTCTTCTGCTTTCTGTAATAGACCCTCTGGATTATAAATCGGAGAAGGATGCAATAAACTCTGCGGTTTCCATAAGCCAAGGAGGTGCGGACCTTATAGTGGTTGGGGGAAGCACTGGAGTGCAGGGAGAGATACTTGATGACCTTGCACTGAAGGTAAAGGAAAAGGTTGACACCCCAATCGTCCTTTTTCCAGGGAACATTGCGACGATAACCAAATATGCGGATGCAATCTACTTCATGTCGCTGTTAAATGCAAGGAATCCTTATTGGATAACACAGGCGCAGATGCTTGCTGCACCTTTGATAAGGCAGATGAACATAGAAGCGCTGCCAATAGGGTACATCGTTGTATCACCGGGTGGGACTGTCGGATGGGTAGGGGACGCCAATCTTGTGCCAAGGGAAAAGCCGAACATAGCCGCGGCACTTGCTCTTGCTGGCCAGTACCTGGGGGACAGGTTTATAATAACGGATACAGGATCAAACCCGAGGATGCAGCATTCAGGTCCGGTTCCCGAAGAGATGGTGAGAGCAGTCAAATCCGTTATAAATGTCCCTTACATAGTTGCCGGCGGCATAATCAGCGATTCTGACATCTCAAAGATACTGAAAGCTGGGGCCGATATGGTCCAGATAGGAACAGCATTTGAGAAATCTGTAAACGTAAAGAAAACAATAGAATTATTCTCAAGGACGGTCAAGGAGGAGGGCAAGAAAAAGCTCAAAGCGAGCAAGTAA
- a CDS encoding NFACT family protein → MRQLSTLEITAVIEELKNVEGMFVDKFYLVSEDEFRLKLSRTGEKVNISCKLCYSFNKTKYLKSADNHKSTFESAVRKRLNGTHVEEISQINDDRIIKIGFAKGETKKYMIIEMFAKGNMIVADDQSKIELAYKQHEFKDRKIRVNEIYKPPEKAKITITDAIESRMPQMLNEILSNADGSQKLIKFLNSNVNIGLPYIEDSILECGADPNSKLSEINESMLSSILDKIHLKTNLIQTPQPIIYFDAADGILDFAICPLIKYKDKKSQTKSSISEMLDDVNYGEGAEQAIPKVNEKAEEAASSVRKQMEIIESMKERVEYDRRAGKKIFENMAVLNEVLEFALSQRHITLEDLKSKFPYLNITGIDLKDKTITVDL, encoded by the coding sequence ATGAGACAATTATCAACCTTGGAAATAACCGCAGTTATAGAAGAGCTTAAAAATGTAGAAGGCATGTTCGTAGACAAATTTTACCTTGTTTCAGAGGATGAATTCAGGCTGAAGCTTTCCAGAACAGGGGAAAAGGTAAACATATCGTGCAAGCTATGCTATTCTTTCAACAAGACAAAATATCTAAAATCAGCGGATAACCATAAATCGACATTTGAATCGGCAGTCCGCAAAAGGCTTAACGGTACACATGTAGAGGAAATATCGCAGATAAATGATGACAGGATAATAAAGATAGGGTTTGCAAAAGGGGAAACCAAAAAGTATATGATAATAGAGATGTTCGCAAAGGGAAACATGATAGTTGCCGATGATCAATCCAAGATAGAATTGGCATACAAGCAGCACGAGTTCAAGGACAGGAAAATCCGGGTAAATGAAATCTACAAGCCTCCGGAAAAGGCGAAAATAACAATAACGGATGCGATTGAATCAAGGATGCCGCAGATGCTAAACGAGATTCTCTCCAATGCGGACGGATCGCAGAAGCTGATAAAGTTCCTGAATTCCAACGTAAACATAGGGCTGCCTTACATTGAGGATTCCATTCTGGAATGCGGAGCAGACCCAAACTCAAAATTGTCCGAAATAAATGAGAGTATGCTTTCCAGCATATTGGACAAAATCCACCTAAAGACCAATCTAATACAAACCCCCCAGCCAATAATATATTTTGATGCAGCTGACGGGATACTTGATTTTGCAATATGCCCTTTAATCAAGTACAAAGATAAGAAGTCCCAGACAAAAAGCAGCATAAGCGAAATGCTTGATGATGTAAATTACGGCGAGGGTGCGGAACAGGCAATCCCAAAGGTCAATGAGAAGGCAGAAGAGGCTGCATCAAGCGTAAGGAAACAGATGGAGATAATAGAGAGCATGAAGGAGAGAGTGGAGTATGACAGGCGGGCAGGGAAGAAAATATTCGAGAACATGGCGGTCCTTAATGAGGTGCTTGAATTCGCGCTTTCGCAGAGGCACATAACGCTGGAAGATTTGAAATCCAAATTTCCTTACCTGAATATAACTGGCATAGACTTAAAGGATAAAACGATAACGGTAGATTTATAA
- a CDS encoding S6e family ribosomal protein, with product MKVVYSDPKTGLTAQKEVSDEILASLIGAKIGDVVDGSLFGLNGCKLKITGGSDDSGFGMEKSVSGSMKVGVLRRIANAGKDKGQYERVTVAGNTINEKVVQLNTMIVDYGNANISEMFPKKEKAENEKEAEKK from the coding sequence ATGAAGGTAGTATATTCAGATCCAAAAACGGGATTGACCGCACAGAAAGAAGTAAGTGATGAAATATTGGCATCCCTTATAGGGGCCAAGATAGGAGATGTAGTAGATGGATCACTGTTTGGCCTTAACGGATGCAAATTGAAGATTACGGGAGGCTCCGATGACAGCGGATTTGGGATGGAAAAAAGCGTCAGCGGATCAATGAAAGTTGGAGTTCTGCGCAGGATCGCCAATGCCGGAAAGGACAAAGGGCAGTACGAAAGGGTCACAGTAGCAGGCAATACCATAAACGAAAAAGTGGTGCAGCTCAACACGATGATAGTAGATTATGGGAATGCGAATATCAGCGAGATGTTCCCGAAGAAAGAGAAAGCCGAAAACGAGAAAGAGGCCGAGAAGAAATAA
- a CDS encoding translation initiation factor IF-2 subunit gamma — protein MDQIKHSVINIGTLGHIDHGKTSLVQALTHQWTDRDSESLKRNMTIRLGYADTIINECEDSKGNKVYTVNDKYEGCKNAPVPFMRISILDAPGHETLMATAIASANLINALLFVIAANEPCPMPQTKEHLMIINLLGIKDVIIVQTKIDIVGEKAAEENYKQIKEFIKGSIIEDAPIIPVVSTKNINIDVLLKKIVEMPKPKFDENQDPFMYIARSFDVNKPGKKINKLVGGVIGGTLIRGKLNPGDTIEIRPGIKVSSPNQKREVYKPVITKIVEIDNGSDKLDYALPGGLIGISTLMDPQFSKADGLVGNVAGFPDKLPPVINSMNIAYHSLNRPDMHDNAFSVNEPVILSIGTLTVVGYVEKVRKNSIEISIKHPVCAESGQKIAIMRNINKRWKLTGYATLEKPKD, from the coding sequence TTGGATCAGATAAAGCATAGCGTAATCAATATAGGCACATTAGGCCATATAGACCATGGAAAGACATCGTTGGTCCAGGCTTTGACGCACCAGTGGACAGATAGGGATAGCGAAAGCTTGAAGAGGAATATGACTATAAGGTTGGGCTATGCAGACACAATAATAAACGAGTGCGAGGACAGCAAAGGGAATAAGGTATATACCGTAAACGACAAGTACGAAGGATGCAAGAATGCGCCAGTGCCTTTCATGCGCATCTCAATACTGGATGCCCCTGGGCACGAGACATTGATGGCTACTGCAATAGCAAGTGCAAATCTGATAAATGCACTGCTTTTTGTTATAGCAGCAAACGAGCCCTGCCCAATGCCTCAGACAAAAGAGCACCTGATGATAATCAACTTGCTAGGGATAAAAGATGTAATAATAGTCCAGACCAAAATAGACATAGTGGGGGAGAAGGCTGCGGAGGAAAATTACAAGCAGATAAAAGAGTTCATAAAAGGGAGCATAATAGAGGACGCCCCCATAATACCAGTAGTTTCAACAAAGAATATAAACATAGACGTTCTTCTTAAGAAGATAGTCGAGATGCCAAAGCCAAAGTTTGACGAGAACCAAGACCCGTTCATGTATATAGCGAGATCCTTTGACGTTAACAAGCCTGGGAAAAAGATAAACAAACTTGTAGGCGGGGTAATAGGAGGCACACTGATAAGGGGAAAGCTTAATCCAGGAGATACCATAGAGATAAGGCCTGGGATAAAGGTTTCAAGCCCTAACCAGAAGCGTGAAGTTTACAAGCCGGTAATAACAAAGATAGTGGAGATAGACAATGGAAGCGATAAGCTTGACTATGCCCTCCCCGGAGGGCTTATAGGAATATCAACATTGATGGATCCACAGTTCTCCAAGGCAGACGGCTTGGTGGGAAACGTTGCAGGATTCCCGGACAAGCTGCCGCCCGTGATAAACAGCATGAATATAGCTTACCATTCATTAAACAGGCCCGATATGCACGATAATGCATTCTCGGTGAATGAGCCTGTGATATTGAGCATCGGCACATTGACCGTTGTAGGATATGTTGAGAAAGTAAGAAAGAACAGCATAGAGATATCAATAAAGCATCCAGTGTGTGCCGAAAGCGGGCAAAAGATAGCCATAATGAGGAACATAAACAAAAGATGGAAGCTTACCGGCTATGCAACTCTTGAAAAGCCAAAAGACTGA
- a CDS encoding FKBP-type peptidyl-prolyl cis-trans isomerase produces MKEQNSNTDQKPTTVEEGDEVEVYYTGKLQSGEVFDSNEKSEPLKFKVGSGEIIKGFDDAVRGMKEGESKDVEIEPKDAYGEYSNDLSIKVPLSTFGDSKPVKGMGVETEEGQQGIITDVNDTEATVDFNPPLAGKVLKFNIKVSQVKKN; encoded by the coding sequence ATGAAAGAGCAAAATTCAAACACAGACCAGAAGCCAACAACAGTTGAAGAAGGAGATGAAGTAGAAGTATATTATACTGGTAAATTGCAGAGCGGCGAAGTCTTTGATTCCAATGAAAAGAGTGAACCTCTTAAATTCAAGGTAGGCTCAGGAGAGATAATAAAGGGATTTGACGATGCGGTAAGAGGCATGAAGGAAGGCGAATCCAAGGATGTCGAGATTGAGCCAAAAGATGCTTATGGAGAGTACAGCAATGATCTTTCAATCAAAGTGCCTCTATCGACGTTTGGGGACAGCAAGCCAGTGAAAGGTATGGGCGTAGAGACAGAAGAAGGACAGCAAGGCATTATAACTGATGTTAATGATACAGAGGCCACGGTTGATTTTAATCCACCCCTGGCAGGAAAGGTCCTGAAGTTCAATATAAAAGTCTCTCAGGTAAAAAAGAATTGA
- a CDS encoding nucleoside triphosphate pyrophosphohydrolase family protein — protein sequence MDLNEYQKASRRTKMYPEKLDGGIYYSTLGLCGEAGELANKVKKIARDNNLDKEGIKGELGDILWYVASVSEEIGYSLEEIANYNLEKLNKRMEEGKISGNGDER from the coding sequence ATGGATCTCAATGAGTACCAGAAGGCAAGCAGGAGGACAAAGATGTATCCGGAAAAACTGGATGGAGGAATATATTATTCCACATTAGGGCTATGCGGAGAGGCAGGAGAACTTGCTAACAAGGTCAAGAAGATAGCAAGGGACAATAATCTCGACAAGGAAGGGATAAAAGGAGAGCTTGGGGACATACTGTGGTATGTTGCATCCGTATCAGAGGAGATTGGATACAGCCTGGAGGAGATTGCCAACTATAACCTCGAGAAGCTTAACAAGAGGATGGAAGAGGGAAAGATAAGCGGCAATGGGGATGAAAGATAA